The DNA segment ATCCATGGAGGCACTTGTATGTCAAACAGTGGATCTTGAAGTCAATTCTGGCCTTAGCTGGTAGCAAATGCAAGTCTTTCAGCACAGGTGTTATACGGGAACGTTTAGAAGTTTTGCTGATGATGCGGGCAGAAGTGTTTTGTATCTTTTGAAGTTTCTCGAGGAGGGTAGAACTGAGGCCTGAAAGGATGCTGTTGCAGTAATCAAGCCTTGATGTAACAAGAGCTCGAACAAGGGCTTCAGTTGCAGCAGTTGTTAGGTATTGCCGGATGTTACCAATGGATTTCAGGTGAAAGTAGCAGATCCTGCTCAAATGATTAACATAAGAATCCAGAGTCAAGGAAGAGTCAATGTGGACACCCAAGTCCTTAACAACATCAGAGAACTTGATGTCTGCATCTGCAACTTTAAGGAAATCGGTTTTGACTTTGTTGAGTTGTTGCTTTGTACCAACGAGAACTGCTTCTGTTTTAGTGTCATTGAGTTTAAGCATATTTGTAGTCGTCCAGCACTTGATGTCCTGTGTACATTTAGCTAAGCAGTGAAGAGATGTGGAGAGATCTGACAGATGGAAGGCTTTCAGGAGCTGAGTCATCAGCAGAGGTGTGAGAAACTGTGTGGCTTTCAGTAATCATTCCGACATATCCAgtatacaatacaaacaggaccGGACCAAGGACTGACCCCTGTGGCACACCACATGTGATTGCAGTGCCTTTAGATCTCTCGCTACCAATGACAACAGATTGCTGTTGGTCGGACAGATAAGATGATACCCATTGAAGGGCATGACCTTCAAGTCAACATTTAATTGAATATGTTATGCTTATTTGTTTTCGAGTTACAATGCAATTCATCGGTTCGCTTTTGAGAAAAACGGACTATATGTCACAATGTCAGCTTTGTCCCTGTGGAGGATGCACTTTGGTAAAAAAACACCGGCATGAATATGGTTCTGACATTGAAGAAATGTACTTGATCATTGGTTTCTGGCTTGCCCAAGGTGAAGGGTAGCCAGCggtgaaagtgtttgcttgtcatgctgaagatatGGGTCCGATTCTGAATATTGGTATGATACCTGAAGCgcttttctggtgccccccaccgtaatattactggaatattgctaaaagcagcatgatACTCACTCCCTCAGATTATATTAAACTGATAGTCGTAATAACCACATAAGACAAAAAAGTAGAATTTTATTGAAACACATAATAGAGTCTACAATCATTAACATAAATACAATGCAACAAATACGGTCCAACATCACTGTATCAAAATTAAAGAAAATTACATAGGTTTTCCACAACCACAAAACGCTGACTTGAGAAGGAAGTTGCAGGTTCTAACCTTCTACTGAGTGGGCTTTGTTAAGACTTAATGAAAATTTGACCCAACAATGTTAGAGTGTATAAGCCACCTGTATCAGACCCATGTTCAGTAACTGCCTCAAGGAAAGTCCAAACAGTGCTACCAACCATAAATATAAGGCCCTCATCCAGTCAGTGCCCTTGTAAAGTCCAAAAAGTGCCATCAATCATAAATATCAGGCCCTCATCCAGTCAGTGCCCTAGTAAAGTGCATAAAGTGCCACCAATCATAAATATCAGGCCCTCATCCAGTCAGTGCCCTAGTAAAATCCACAAAGTGCCCCCACCCATAGATATCAGGCCCTTGTACAGTCACAGACCCCAATAAAGGCCACAATGTGCCACAGGTGGCTGTCCCGAATAATGCTAATACTCTGTTCTGGAATGTGTGATCGAGGATTCCTATTCACAAATCATTTGTAGGACTACTCCATTCATAATTCAATAATTCTTCAGTGATGACGGCTTTAATGCCATAAATGCTTTTTGGATCAGGACACAGTTTTGGAAGCAAGTAGAAAGTCAGTGTTTGCTCACTGTGGAGAGCTTAATACTGGAGTAATACAGATGTCGTGTGCTGGTACAGAGCAAGCGCTAGCACCAAGCGTTAGGGGTATAAACACTAATGGATCCTACTGTCCCATATTTGGAAGTATCATCAGAACACTAGTCCACAAAACATTTATAGCACTGTCATACAttccctgaagcaaatatatccacgaAAGCCCACGTAAGTCTAAAAAATGTGGCTATCTAGATAGTCTCAGGGccccttttcattatatttcattttttttaactatgaacattttttttctgtaaaaacatgttcattttcagagactgaTTGTTAGTCTGTGCAACATTCATAAGCCAATGATAAAATAACAGGGTTATGACACTGTATAAAACTAGGCCCATGTGACTGCCTGAGGCAGGCTAGATTTCTGATGGATAGTCTAAACTTACAGCAAGCCATACCGATGGTCTGCTAAACACTATAGATACCCATACATCTGGGTAAATTCACCGtatcttggtgtctggtctggCTAAATTCATCATAGGTTGACTTTTGAAGCTCCCAGGCCCTGATGTCAGGCTGGGATTTGGTTTATTTAACACACTAGTTGCCTCATGTCGTAATTTTACGAACACTTCGTGGATCAAGACCAACAGTCTGCTTATTTACAAATCCCTCGATTagctgccactaacaatcaccGAAATAACCCAACAGTATTTGTACATAAAACACAACCAATAACACAAGTGTTACGTACATAACAACATTCTTATAACAAAATGATGgatttaacaaaatgtttttgttttgtcttacTGTCCCAGTGAGTTGCCCTACATTAGAACTAAAGCATGCAGAATGAACTAAGTTGTAAATTAGGGGACCGTCTGACTTCATTATAATCGTTGCttactgtacatgtatataaaatacaccAAACAGTGAgataaaaatgttatatttagtTAATATTTCAAACTACTATCTGCAAAGACCAGATTCTGGTGGTAAATAGTCTTGCTATTAACTTCATATATGCTACTCAACTTTTCATAAGGATCATTAAACATGCTACTCtacttaaacatattttacaaatattgagAATAAAACATGCAAGATAAACAGATATTTTTAAAATCCATCTCTATAAAAAACTGAGTTGTGCATAATAAACATGCCACTTTGTGTCCATGGCaacatgtttctgaaaatcTGGTTAATGCATTGTTAGGTTATAACAGGTGTGCACATGTGAAAATATATGCCCTGATGTGATACAAAAATACTCTTGTACACTCAATAAAATTCCCAGGTTGACTTGACCTTTTTTTCATCCAAATTTAATTAACTTATAGGTTTTGTGACAAAGATTTCAGTGGAAAGTGTGTTAAGACAATGTCATAATCAATCAAATACAATCAATGATTGATTTTAGGGTGCAAAGAATATTCTGAAACTTGTAACAATAATTCCCAAATCTACAAAtctactaaactcactccctcagaTTATATTAAACTGATCGTCGCAATAACCACATAAGACAAAAAAGTAGAATTTTATTGAAACACATAATAGAGTCTACAATCATTAACATAAATACAATGCAACAAATACGGTCCAACATCACTGTATCAAAATTAAAGAAAATTACATAGGTTTTCCACAACCACAAAATGCTGACTTGAGAAGGAAGTTGCAGGTTCTAACCTTCTACTGAGTGGGCTTTGTTAAGACTTAATGAAAATTTGACCCAACAATGTTAGAGTGTATAAGCCACCTGTATCAGACCCTTGTTCAGTAACTGCCTCAAGGAAAGTCCAAACAGTGCTACCAACCATAAATATAAGGCCCTCATCCAGTCAGTGCCCTAGTAAAGTCCCAAAAGTGCCACCAATCATAAATATCAGGCCCTCATCCAGTCAGTGCCCTAGTAAAGTCCCAAAAGTGCCACCAATCATAAATATAAGGCCCTCATCCAGTCAGTGCCCTAGTAAAGTCCCAAAAGTGCCACCAATCATAAATATAAGGCCCTCATCCAGTCAGTGCCCTAGTAAAGTCCCAAAAGTGCCACCAATCATAAATATAAGGCCCTCATCCAGTCAGTGCCCTAGTAAAGTCCCAAAAGTGCCACCAATCATAAATATAAGGCCCTCATCCAGTCAGTGCCCTTGTAAAGTCCCAAAAGTGCCACCAATCATAAATATCAGGCCCTCATCCAGTCAGTGCCCTAGTAAGGTTCAAAAAGTGCCATCAGTCATAAATATCAGGCCCTCATCCAGTCAGTGCCCTAGTAAAGTCCAAAACATGCCACCAATCATAAATATCAGGCCCTCATCCAGTCAGTGCCCTAGTAAAATCCACAAAGTGCCCCCAACCATAGATATCAGGCCCTTGTACAGTCACAGACCCCAATAAAGTCCACAATGTGCCACAAGTGGCTGTCCCGAATAATGCTACTACTCCGTTCTGGAATGTGTGATCGGGGATTCCTATTCACAAATCATTTGTAGGACTGATTGTTAGTCTGTGCAACATTCATAAGCCAATGATTAAATAACAGGGTTATGACACTGTATAAAACTAGGCCCATGTGACTGCCTGAGACAGGCTAGATTTCTGATGGATAGTCTAAACTTACAGCAAGCCATACCGATGGTCTGCTAAACACTATAGATACCCATACATCTGGGTAAATTCACCGtatcttggtgtctggtctggCTAAATTCATCATAGGTTGACTTTTGAAGCTCCCAGGCCCTGATGTCAGGCTGGGATTTGGTTTATTTAACACACTAGTTGCCTCATGTCGTAATTTTACGAACACTTCGTGGATCAAGACCAACAGTCTGCTTATTTACAAATCCCTCGATTagctgccactaacaatcaccGAAATAACCCAACAGTATTTGTACATAAAACACAACCAATAACacaagtgttatgtacataacaACATTCTTATAACAAAATGATGgatttaacaaaatgtttttgttttgtcttacTGTCCCAGTGAGTTGCCCTACATTAGAACTAAAGCATGCAGAATGAACTAAGTCGTAAATTAGGGGACCGTCTGACTTCATTATAATCGTTGCTTACTgaacatgtatataaaatacaccAAACAGTGAgataaaaatgttatatttagtTAATATTTCAAACTACTATCTGCAAAGACCAGATTCAGATGGTAAATAGTCTTGCTATTAACTTCATATATGTTACTCAACTTTTCATAAGGATCATTAAACATGCTACTctacttaaaaatattttacaaatattgagAATAAAACATGCAAGATAAACAGATATTTTTAAAATCCATCTCTATAAAATACTGAGTTGTGCATAATAAACATGCCACTTTGTGTCCATGGCaacatgtttctgaaaatcTAGTTAATGCATTGTTAGGTTATAACAGGTGTGCACATGTGAAAATATATGCCCTGATGTGATACAAAAATACTCTTGTACACTCAATAAAATTCCCAGGTTGACTTGACCTTTTTTCATCAAAATTTAATTAACTTATAGGTTTTGTGACAAAGATTTCAGTGGAAAGTGTGTTAAGACAATGTCATAATCAATCAAATACAATCAATGATCGATTTTAGGGTGCAAAGAATATTCTGAAACTATGTAACAATAATTCCCAAATCTACAAATTGTACCAATCTGTGAAACTGTtgtgaaacaaatgtcaaaaaatatgacattagtCTATACTAAAATTGAATTAAACCTGGAAAAGACatgttccaataaatctccactataccgtTAATGTATCTACGGATCAGCCCAATCATTTTATTACCTTGCTTTGCTGGCTCCTCTTTCTCacattagccaatcagcttTTAGCTGCCATTACAACTGAGCATGCAAGTGGATGCAGCTGTGAAGGTTTACTTTACTGAAACCATACAGACAAACTGCCAGGTCTGAAACTTTTACAAAATGTGCAAGATctcctacctctttcagagtacctctgcataatttgtgttgaaaattaacatcagttagattaatataaaaagtgaaagtgagttgtgctttgtatgctcaacttcccagtgtagacTGAATAAAAAGacaaccaagggaggtaataaaatcatcaagTCACGCTGTAGGTGCATCCAGGGTAGAGTggagatttatttatttataccttGGAGAAACCAAAGATGGTCAAAGATATATAATAGAAGGTTTTGATACATTTTAAAGAGTGGTAAATGTGAGGATATCCAGTATGTTCACTATTCTACATGATtgtaaaaaatacatttgaataCATAGTCACCATTAGGATTAAGTTAAATATATGAACTTTTGCACATACTTCTCAAAAATCCTGCAAGAAATATTAGTTGTTGATTATTTTCCCAATTACATTAATATGTAATTCTGTAATGCATGCTGTTTTGTAAGACTAACATGATATAGATCGGAAGCAGCAAAGGAGTACCATACTGTCTTGAAAACTGTTTCTGAAATTTGTTTCTGCAAATATTCACAGTGTAGTCAAAAGACAAATCGTGAAATTGCAAAGACTAAGGATAAAATAATTGTGACATTATAATATAATTCTCTTCATGGCAAAAGATTATCGCAGATAGTTTACTTAAAATAAAATCAAGAAAAGCAACAATTTGACCTCATTAAAAGCACAACTATATGCTACTACTTTACTTTTGAAAAACTCAGTCTtggcttttcaaaatatgaaaaaaatgtaataCTGAAAATCTATCACTTTCTATAAAAATATTCTTATCAATACAATACACACATTCTTAATATTGTTATCTCTTAAAGTTTTGATGCATCctatttccaaattatcaaatattttaaaacttttaaaaaatgttttggacttgtGTAGATCTCAAGCTTCTTCAACTGCCAGCATGTGTATCATATATTCCTTAGGCCACATCAATTTTACTTCTTCTCTAACTGGTCCACTGCTTATATCTttttaagaaaaagaaaaaaaaaagtaaatatttccatgctcgaaaaaaaaaatcatattaaGATTTTGACAATGAAAGGCAGTTTGTCGGACGCTAACACACAGGTATCTTTTTACAGCGACTCTTAACTGAATTCAGTGCTTCGAGCATATCAATTAGAGTGAACTTTAGAAACAATGCCTTTGTAAAACTCAAGTGGGTTTTTGCTTTGAATGGTAATTTTTTTCTCCCCTGCCTTCAGGTTTTCTTAGGGCAAAATCCATTAAAGAAGAAATGaaactggtctggccttacATACTAAAACTGCCTTGCCtttacatgtgtgtgtgatgaATGCAGCAGGTGGCAGGGTATGTGCCCACTTTCTGCAAACTCATTATTTCATAGTGTCATATGAACACATGCTTATTAAACAGACCTAATTATACATATACAGTTCACTGTGATTTTAGTACAGAGTTCTTATGATTAAAGAAATAGTTTTCTTCCCTGCTACTTGGAAGTAATactaaataattaataattatattttattatatatatcaCTTAAATGAAGACAAATCTTGTGTAGATAAAGGAGTTTTTACCAGAAGAAACATCTGAACTCATcttttatatatacaatattatctatatatatatatatatctcacacacacacaaacagaagtATTAAAACACATAAAATTACATATAATATTTACCTTAATTTTACATGGCTAAATCAATACACAGTAAAACTGATCAAAAGCTAGTCTGCAATTTCATTTATTGCCATTTCTGAAGTATACTCATGGAAAGTAAttagggaacacatgaaagtacaagtgttccttcatttatttccagaatttctcCTACATTGCAATACAAAACCTTGttaagaaacctggaaaagaataaaggaacacttgtacttcgATGTGTTCTCTTATTCGTTTCTATGAGTACATTATTTGGTTTAATCTAAGAGTGCCAGCATCTAAATTAGCAGCAGGCCCACTGCAAACAGGTTTacaactgtttttgttttacctcacacataaaagTTTATTTCTAGCTAAGTGCTGTTCAATTACTTTCAATGTACTTCGCTAAAAAGAGAGGTACATTTCAGTATACCccactgccaatggcaactcattc comes from the Haliotis asinina isolate JCU_RB_2024 chromosome 12, JCU_Hal_asi_v2, whole genome shotgun sequence genome and includes:
- the LOC137257528 gene encoding uncharacterized protein, whose product is MTQLLKAFHLSDLSTSLHCLAKCTQDIKCWTTTNMLKLNDTKTEAVLVGTKQQLNKVKTDFLKVADADIKFSDVVKDLGVHIDSSLTLDSYVNHLSRICYFHLKSIGNIRQYLTTAATEALVRALVTSRLDYCNSILSGLSSTLLEKLQKIQNTSARIISKTSKRSRITPVLKDLHLLPAKARIDFKIHCLTYKCLHGLAPSYLAELLHPFTVQWKLSKPASVQSEKLSTSA